Within the Nocardioides humi genome, the region TCGATCGCAGTGCTCCGTGACGCCTTCGCGGCCGAGCGGGCGTCGTACGACGTCGTGCACGCGCAGGACTGCATCAGCGCCAACGCCGCCCTCCCCTGCGTGCGCACCATCCACCACCTCGACCAGTTCACCACGCCCCAGCTGGCGGCCTGCCACGAGCGGGCCGTCGTGGAGCCGATCGCGCGGATCTGCGTGTCGGCGGCGGTCGCCGCCGAGGTCGAGGCCGGCTGGGGACTGGTCCCGACGGTCATCCCGAACGGTGTCGCCGCCGAGCGCTTCTCAGCCGGCGCCGCCGACACCGCCGGCCGGGGCCGGTGGCGCGAGCGGATCGGTGGCCGCTACCTGCTCGCGCTGGGCGGCATCGAGCCGCGCAAGGGCAGCATCGACCTGCTCGAGGCGCACGCGCTGCTGGTCGCGCGGGAGCCGGCCATGGCCGATGTCCGCCTGGTGTTCGGCGGTGGCGAGACGCTCTTCGACTACCGCGACTACCGCGCCGCCTTCGAGGCGCGGGCCGCGGAGCTCGGCACCGCTCCCGTCGTTCTCGGGCCGGTCGCCGATGACGAGCTGCCCGCGCTGGTCGGCGAGGCGGCCGCCCTCGGATTCGTGTCGACCAAGGAGGGCTTCGGGCTCGCCGCGATGGAAGGGCTCGCCGCCGGCGTGCCCGTGGTGGCGCGGGATCTGCCGGTGCTGCGCGAGGTCTTCGCCGACACCGTCGCGTACGCCGACGGCGTGCCCGCGATCGCCGATGCGCTGGGCGTCGCCCTCACCACGCCGCCGACGCCCGCCGCCGGGCGTGACCTGGCGGCGCGGTACACCTGGCGGGCCGCCGCCGAGGCGCACCTCGGCTTCTACCGAGGGCTCGCGATCAGGCCCTGACGCTGCGACAGTCGCGGCTCTGCAGCCCGACGCCCTCCCAGTCCCAGCCCGGGACGCCGATCTTCGTCGTCTGGAACTCCTCGTCGATGCGCGCCCGCTCGCCGGACTCCAGCGCCGCGAGCCGCTCGCCGTAGAGCCGCGCGCGGTCCTCGGCGAGCTGGAGGTCGCTCGCCCAGGCCTCGGCGATCCCGGCGTCGGCGACCCCGTCGGCGGGGACGGCGGCGAGGTCGTCGTACGTCGCCTGCCACTCGTCGCGCAGCGCGCGCAGGTCGCCGACCATCGCGTCGGTCACGTCGAGGTCGTCGCCCTGCCGGACCGCGAGCACCACCTCCAGCGACGTGGTGGCCGCGTCGTCGTATCCGCTGGTCCGGCGCCGGTCCACGATGGTGCCGCAGGCGACCGAGGCGGCCCGCACCAGCTCCTCCGCCTCTGCTGCCGGGCCGGCGACCGCCGCCAGCACCTCGCAGTCGCGGCCGGCAAGACCGCTCGCCTCCGCGGCGTCCCGGTCGGCCGAAGCGAACGGCGCGCCCAGGGAGAGCTCGTCCTTGCTGAGCGGCCACCGGCCCGACTCCAGGCCCTCGACGCGGCTGCCGAGCACCTCGATCGTCTCGTCCAGCGGCGCGAGCAGATCCTCCCAGCCATCCAGTGCGGAGGCATCGGCAAGCCGGTCTCGATCGGCCTGCAGCAGGTCGCGCACGGCAGACATGGCATCGACCAACTCGCTCCGCTCCGCCGCGGACGGCGCCTCATCCTTCAGGCTGAGGGTGAGCAGTTCGAACCCCGCATCCTGCCCGGCCCGGAAGACCGCCTCGTCGCGCTCGTTGAGCACGGCCGTGCACTGCGCGGCCGCTGCGGCGATGTCGTCGACCGGCTCCGCGGGCCTGGTCGGCTCCGCCCCGCCCGCGTCGTCGGAGCAGGCCGCGAGCGCGGGCGACAGGAGCAGCGGCACGACCAGCAGGGCACGACGGCGCGACTTCATGCGGCGTTCCTACCCGGTCGCGCAGGCACGAACCTCACCGGGTCCGAGGTCCGGCGTCGCGGGGTCAGGCCTCCTTCGCCGCCAGCGGCACGCCGAGCCGGTCGCGGAGCTCCGCCAGGCCGATCCCCCAGGTGGCGCGGACGACGACCTCCGGGCCGCCGAGCTCGAAGACGCCGTGGTCGGTATACACGCGGCTCACGCAGGCGACGCCGGTGAGCGGGTAGGTGCAGGCCGGGACCAGCTTGGGCGAGCCGTCCTTGCCGAACAGCGCCATCATCACCAGCACGTCCTTGGCGCCGATGGCGAGGTCCATCGCGCCGCCCACGGCGGGGATCGCGTCCGGCCGGCCGGTGTGCCAGTTGGCGAGGTCGCCGTTGGCGGCGACCTGGTAGGCGCCCAGCACGCAGACGTCGAGGTGACCGCCGCGCATCATCGCGAACGAGTCGGCGTGGTGGAAGTACGACGCCCCGGGCAGCTCGGTGACGGGCACCTTGCCGGCGTTGGTGAGGTCCGGGTCGACCTGGTCGCCGTGAGCGGCCGGCCCCATGCCGAGCATGCCGTTCTCGGTGTGCAGGACGACGCCTTGATCCGGGGTCAGGTGGTCGGCGATCTTGGTGGGCTGGCCGATGCCGAGGTTCACGAAGGAGCCCTCGGGGATGTCGCGGGCGATCACCACGGCGAGCTCGTCCATGGTCAGCGGGCCGCGGTCGAGGTTCTCGACGGTGGTGGCGAGCGTGGTCATCGTGCCCCCTGCACGGTGTAGTGGCGCTCCTCCACGGCGACCACGCGGTCGACGTAGATGGAGGGCGTGACGACGGCCTCGGGGTCGAGGGTGCCGGTGTCGACCACGCCGCTCACCTGGGCGATCGTGGTCGTCGCGGCAGCGGCCATCACCGGGCCGAAGTTGCGGGCGGTCTTGCGGTAGACGAGGTTGCCGAGGCGGTCGGCGCGGTGCGCGGAGATCAGGGCGTAGTCGCCCTTGACGGGGTACTCGAGCAGGTACTCCCGCCCGTCGATGACCCGCGACTCCTTGCCGTCGGCGAGCGGCGTGCCGACCGCGGTCGGGCTGTAGAAGGCGCCGATGCCGGCGCCCGCGGCGCGCATCCGCTCGGCGAGGTTGCCCTGCGGGACGACCTCCAGCTCCAGGCGCCCGGCGAGGTAGAGCTCGTCGAAGACGTACGAGTCGGCCTGGCGCGGGAAGGAGCAGACCACCTTGCGCACCCGGCCCGCCTTGAGCAGCGCCGCGAGCCCGACCTCGCCGTTGCCGGCGTTGTTGGACACGATCGTCAGGTCCGTCGCCCCCTGCCGGATGAGGGCGTCGATCAGGTCGAAGGGCATCCCGGCGAGCCCGAATCCCCCCACCAGGACGGTCGATCCGTCCTCGATCCCGGCGACGGCCTCGTCGGCGGTGTCGAGCAGTGCGGTGCGGGCCATCAGCGCGCCTCGAGGTTCTCGAGGACGACGGCGAGGCCCTGGCCGACGCCGATGCAGATGCCGGCGACGCCCCAGCGCTGGTTCGTCTCGCGCAGCACCTTGGCCAGGGTGCCGACCAGGCGGCCGCCGGACGCGCCCAGCGGGTGACCGAGGGCGATCGCGCCGCCGCGCCGATTGACGATCTCGGGATCGATCGGCCACGCGTCGACGCAGGCGAGCGACTGCACCGCGAAGGCCTCGTTGAGCTCGACCGCCCCCACCTCGGACCAGCCGATCCCGGCCCGCTCCAGCGCCGCGTTGGCGGCCTCGACGGGGGCGTAGCCGAACGCCTGCGGCTCGAGGGCGTACGCCGCCCGGCCGGCCACGCGCGCCAGCGGCGCCGTACCGATCCGGTCGGCGGCCGCCTCCGAGCCCAGCAGGACCGCGGAGGCGCCGTCGCTGAGCGGCGAGGCGTTGCCGGCGGTGATCGTGCCGTCCTTGCGGAAGACCGGCGCGAGGCCCGCGAGGGAATCCGGTGTGCTGCCGGCCCGGATGCCCTCGTCGCGGGCGAGGTCGGTGCCCTCGACCGGGGCGACGAGGTCGTCGTAGAACCCGTCCTCCCAGGCCTGGTGCGCTCGCTGATGGGAGCGGGCCGCGAAGGCGTCCTGCCGCTCGCGGGAGATCCCGAACCGCTCCTGGAGCTGCTCGTTGGCCTCGCCGAGGCTGACCGTCCACTCCTCCGGCATCCGCGGGTTGACCAGCCGCCAGCCCAGCGCGGTCGAGACCGCGGTGACGTCGCCGACGGGGAAGGCGCGGTCCGGCTTCGGGAGCACCCACGGGGCGCGGGTCATCGACTCGACGCCGCCGGTCAGGACGACGTCCGCGTCGCCGGTCTCGATGGCACGGGAGCCGGCCATGACCGCCTCGAGGCTGGAGCCGCAGAGGCGGTTGACCGTGACGGCGGGGACGCTCACCGGGACGCCGGCGAGCAGGGCGGCCATCCGGCCGACGTTGCGGTTGTCCTCCCCGGCCCCGTTGGCGTTGCCCCAGACGATGTCGCCGATCGCGGCCGGGTCGAGCCCCGGCGTACGGGCGAGGACGGACGACACGACCGCGGCGCCCAGGTCGTCGGTGCGGACGCCCGCCAGGGCACCGTTGAACCGGCCGAAGGGCGTACGGACCGCTGCATAGACGAAGGCGCTCACGGATCCGACCGTAGGGCCGGGAGTTGATATTGTGAAGGATCAATATCTGACTCGATTGAGACGGTTATCGATATGGATCTGCTGCGCCACCTCCGGTACTTCGTGACCGTCGCCGAGGAGCGGCACTTCGGCCGCGCCGCCGAGCGGCTGCACATGGCGCAGCCCCCGCTCTCCCAGCAGATCCGCCGCCTGGAGGCCGAGGTCGGGGTCGCGCTGTTCGAGCGCACCACCCGGCGGGTCGACCTCACCCCGGCCGGCGCGGCCTACCTGGAGCGGGCGCGGGCGATCCTGGCGGAGGTCGACGACGCCGCCGGCGAGGCCCGGCGGGTCGCGGCCGGCACGGTCGGGCGGCTCGCCGTCGGCTGCGTCGGGTCCGCGACCTACAGCCTGCTGCCCGCGCTCTCGCGCCGGCTGGCCGAGGAGCTGCCCGGGATCGAGGTCGCGTTCCGCGGGGAGATGCTGGTCGCCGACCAGGTCGAGGCACTGCGGTCCGGCGGGATCGACCTCGCGCTGCTGCGCCCGCCGGTCGACGACCCCGGGCTGGCCGTCACGGCGCTGCGCGAGGAGCGGCTGGTCGTCGCCGTGCCCGCCGGCGACCGGCTCGCGACGCGCCGGCAGGTCCGGGTCGCCGACCTCGCCGGCACCGACCTGATCGTGCACTCGGCCGGCCGCCGGTCCGCGATGTACGACGTCGTGCGGCGCCTGTTCGCCGACGCCGGCGTGACGCCGCGGATCCGGCACGAGGTGGGCGAGACCTCCACGCTCGTGACGCTGGTGGCGGGCGGGCTCGGCGCGGCCGTCGTACCGGAGCCGGTGGGGGCGCTCGCCCTCGACGGCGTCGCCTTTCGCCCGCTGGTGCGGCCCGCGCGATCCGTCGAGCTGGCCGTCGCGCACCGCGCCGGGCGCACCGAGCCGCACCTGCACCGCACCCTCGCCGTGCTCACCGAGGTCGTGCGCGACTCCTAGGGCCTGGCTCCGGACGGCGCTGATTCATACGCTGTGCTTATGAATCAGCGCATTATTCGTCTTTGTGTTTCTGGATCCCTCCGTCCTAGCGTGAAGGGGCCGCGTGACGCCCGTCACGCCGCACCGGCCGGCAGGGGGAGGTGACCATGGATCTCAAGCAGCTGCGCTACTTCGACGCCGTCGCGGAGACCTGTCACTTCGGCCAGGCCGCGGAGCGCCTGCACCTGGCCCAGCCCGCGCTCTCCCAGGCCGTCCGGCGGCTCGAGGCCGAGCTCGGCGTGCTCCTCCTCGCCCGGACGACCCGGCAGGTCGCGCTGACGCCGGCCGGCGAGTTCTTCCACCGCGAGGTGCGCCGGATCCTCGGCGATCTCGACGCCTGCGTGGTCGGCACCCGCAGCATCGCCGACGGCAGCCGCGGCCTGCTCCGGGTCGGGTTCACCGGGACCAGCGCCTTCACCCAGCTGGCCCGCCTCTCCCGGATGGTCCGCGCGGCGCTGCCCGGCGTCGCCCTGGAGGTGCAGGCCGACCTGCTGACGCCCGGCCAGGTGGAGCGGCTGCTCGACGGCCGCCTCGACCTCGGCGTGCTCCGCGGGCCGGTCGCCGACCCCGGCATCGAGACCCGCACCCTGATGCAGGAGCCGCTCGTGCTGGCGCTGCCGGCCGACCACCGGCTGGTCCCGGAGCCCGCGCTCGAGGTGGTCGACGTCTCGGCCGAGGAGTTCGTCGCGTACGCCGACGCCCGCTCCGCCGTCAACGAGGCGATGGTCTCCAGCTGCCTGCGCGCGGGCTTCTCGCCCAATGTCACCCACCGGGCGCCCGGCACGGCGGCGCTGCTGGCCCTGGTCGCCGCCCACCTCGGCGTCGCGCTGGTGCCCGAGTCGGTGCGCAGCATGCAGCTCAGGGGCGTGGTGTTCCGCGACGTCGCCGACGCCGCGACCATCGACCTCTCGCTGGCCTGGCGGGCCGACGAGCCGTCGGCCCTGGTGGCCGGGGCGCTCGGCGTACTCGACCGGCACGGCTTCTTCTCCCCGCAACCCTCCCCCACGAGCTGAGGACCCCGTGAAGATCACCGCGATCGAGGCGATCCCGTTCCGGATCCCGTACGTCAAGCCGCTGCGGTTCGCCAGCGGCGAGGTGCACGTCGCCGACCACGTGCTGGTCCGGGTGCACACCGACGACGGGGTCGTGGGCGTGGCCGAGGCGCCGCCGCGGCCGTTCACCTACGGCGAGACCCAGCGCGGGATCATCGCGGTGATCGAGACGATCTTCGCGCCGCAGGTGGTCGGCCTGGCGCTGACCGACCGCGAGCAGATGGCCGCGCTGCTGGGCCGCACCGTCGGCAACCCCACCGCCAAGGCCGCGATCGACATGGCCGTGTGGGACGCCCTCGGCCGCACCCTCGGGCTGCCGGTCTCCGAGCTGCTCGGCGGCTACACCGACCGGATGCGGGTCTCCCACATGCTCGGCTTCGACCAGCCCGCCGCGATGGTCGACGAGGCCGAGCGGATGCGCGACGTGCACGGCATCACCACGTTCAAGGTCAAGGTGGGGCGCCGGCCCGCATCGCTCGACGTCGCCGTGGTCCGCGCGCTGCGCGAGGGCCTCGGCCCCGACGTCGTGCTGTACGTCGACGGCAACCGCGGCTGGACCGCGTCCGAGTCCGCGCGGGCGATGCGGCAGATGGCCGACCTCGACCTGGCCTTCGCCGAGGAGCTCAGCCCCGCCGACGACGTGCTCGGGCGGCGCTGGCTGGTCGGGCAGCTCGACGTACCGTTCATCGCCGACGAGTCCGCCACGACGCCGGCCGAGGTGACCCGCGAGGTGCTCGGCGGCTCGGCCACGGCGCTCTCGGTCAAGACCGCGCGGACCGGCTTCACCGGCTCGCAGCGGGTGCTCCACCTCGCCGAGGGGCTCGGGCTCGAGGTGGTGATGGGCAACCAGATCGACGGCCAGCTCGGCTCGATCTGCACCGTGGCGTTCGGGGCGGCGCATCAGCGCAGCAGCCTGCACGCCGGCGAGCTCTCGAACTTCCTCGACATGAGCGACGACCTGCTCACCGAGCCGCTGCGGATCGAGAACGGCGAGCTGGTCCTGCGCCCCGGCGCCGGCCTCGGCGTCCAGATCGACGAGGAGAGGCTGCGGCGCTACCGCTGCGACCGCTGACCCACCCGGACCACCCCAGACCACCCGACCACCAGACCACCCGACCACCACCGACCCTGGCAGGCATGTGGCACTGCCAGTCCCCACCCGAGAGGAACCCGACAATGTCCGTCGACACCACGCACGAGGTCGCGACCGCCGCGGCCTCGGGAGCCAGCGCCACCGAGCGCTTCCACACCGACAAGTCCCCCTTCGCCGCGGTCCGCGACACCCCGCCGGAGCGGGTCGACGCCCTGGCCCGCAAGGTGCTCGCCGCCGTCCACGCCACCATCCGCGAGGAGCGGGTCAGCTACGACGAGTACAACGCCCTCAAGGCCTGGATGATCAACGTCGGCGAGGACGGCGAGTGGCCGCTCTTCCTCGACGTCTGGGTCGAGCACGTCGTCGAGGAGGTCAACACCGACCACCGCGAGGGCAGCAAGGGCACCATCGAGGGCCCCTACTACGTGCCGGACGCGCCCGAGCGCGGCGCCCGCGGCACCATCGCGATGCGCGACGGCGAGGCCGGCACCCCGATGCTCTGGTCGGGCCAGGTCACCTCCACCCACGGCAGCCCGCTCGGCGGCGCGGTCGTCGAGCTGTGGCACGCCGACAGCGACGGCTTCTACTCCCAGTTCGCGCCGGGCATCCCCGAGTGGAACCTGCGCGGCACGTTCACCACCGACGAGCAGGGCCGCTTCGAGATCACCTCGATCCGCCCGGCGCCGTACCAGATCCCGACCGACGGCTCCTGCGGCAAGCTGATCGCCGCGGCCGGCTGGCACGCCTGGCGACCCGCCCACCTGCACGTGAAGGTGTCCGCGCCCGGCCACGAGCTGCTCACCGCCCAGCTGTACTTCCCCGGCGACGAGCACAACGACGACGACATCGCCGACGCCGTGAAGCCCGAGCTGATGCTCGCCCCGGTCGACCAGCCCGACGGCTCGATCACCGTCGACTACGGCTTCGTGCTGGACCCGGTGCGCGCCTGATGCTCTTCGCGGTCCGGATGGACGTCGACCTCCCGCGCGACCTCGCCCCCGCCGAGCGCGAGGACCTGGTCGCGCGGGAACGGGCGTACTCCCAGGAGCTCCAGCGCGGCGGCGAGTGGGCGCACATCTGGCGCATCGTCGGGCTGTACTCGAACATCAGCATCTTCGACGTGGACTCCAACGCGCGGCTGCACGAGATCCTGTCCGGGCTCCCGCTGTTCCCCTTCCTGCGGATCGAGGTCACCCCACTGACCGCGCACCCGTCGGCGATCCGATGACCGCCCCGCTCCCGGTGATCGCGCTGCGGCACCTCGCCGGCCTGCCCCGGCGGCCGCTGCTCGTCGTCGGCCCGTCGCTCGGCACCACGGCCGACCGGCTCTGGGGGCGGTGGCCGCCTCCCTGCCGGGCTGGAACCTCCTCGGCTGGGACCTGCCCGGCCACGGCGCCAGTCCGGCCGCGGACCGGCTGACGCCCGGCTTCTCGATGAGCGACCTGGCCGCGGCGGTCCTCGCGGCCGTCGACGAGGCGGTCGGCGACGACCTGCCGTTCGCGTACGCCGGCGACTCGGTCGGCGGCGCCGTCGGGCTCCAGCTCGCCCTGGACCACCCCGGCCGGGTGTGCTCGCTGACCGTGCTGTGCAGCGCCGCGTCCTTCGGCCCCCCGGCCGGCTGGCACGAGCGGGCGGCGCGGGTCCGCGCCGAGGGGATGGCGCCCATGGTCGCCTCCTCGCCGGCGCGCTGGTTCGGGTCGGCGATCCGCTCCGCGCCCGGCGAGCGCACGGCGGGGCCGCTGGCGGACCTGGCGGAGGTGGACCCCGAGGGCTACGCCCGGGTCTGCGAGGCGCTGGCCGGCTTCGACGTCCGGGCACGGCTGGCGTCGGTGAGCGTTCCCCTGCTCGCCGTCGCCGGCGCCGAGGACGTCGCCACCCCGCCGGCCGTCCTGGCCGAGCTCGCCGACGGCGTACCCGAGGGACGGCTGGAGGTCCTCGACGGCGTGGGCCACCTGGCGCCGTACGAGGCGCCGGCCGAGGTCGCGGCGCTGCTCTCGTCAGCGCTGCGGGGTGAGCTCAGTCGTCGCTCTCCTCAGCGAACTGCTCGTGGTTGCGGATGACCTCCGCGATGATCACGTTGAGGATCTTCTCGGCGAAGTGCGGGTCGAGCCCGGAGCTCTCCGCCATCGACCGCAGCCGCGCGATCTGAACCGCCTCGCGGGCGGGGTCGGCGGGCGGCATGCCGGCGCGCGCCTTGAGGCGCCCGACCGTCTCGGTGCACTTGAAGCGCTCGGCCAGCAGGTGCACGAGGGCGGCGTCGAGGTTGTCGATGCTCGACCGGAGTCGGTGGAGCTCGGCCCGGGCGTCGTCTGCACTCACGTGCTCCATCCTGCCCTACGATCCGGGCAACCCTCCTTCGACAACCGCAGACCGAGAGGACGCCCATGAGCGACGACCGGGTGACGTACACCCTCGAGCCGGACGAGCAGCCGACCCACTGGTACAACATCGTGGCCGACCTGCCGACGCCTCCCCCGCCGCCGCTGCACCCGGCGACCCACGAGCCGGTCGGGCCGGACGACCTCGCGCCGCTGTTCCCGCCGGAGCTGATCGCCCAGGAGGTCACCGCCGAGCGGTACGTCGAGATCCCGGAGCCGGTCCTCGACGTCTACCGCCAGTACCGGCCCTCGCCGCTGTACCGGGCCCGCCGCTGGGAGGAACGGCTCGGCACGTCCGCGCGGATCTACTACAAGTACGAGGGCGTCTCGCCGGCCGGGTCACACAAGGTCAACACGGCCGTGCCGCAGGTCTACTACAACCGCCTCAACGGCATCACGCGCCTGACCACCGAGACCGGCGCCGGTCAGTGGGGCACCGCCCTGTCGTACGCCGCCGCGCTGTTCGGCGTCGAGTGCGAGGTCTGGCAGGTCGGGGCGTCGTACGACACCAAGCCGCAGCGACGCACCCTGATCGAGGTCTTCGGCGGCAGGGTGCACCGCTCGCCGAGCCGGCTCACCGAGTCGGGCAAGGCGTTCGCCGAGGAGCACCCGGGCTCGCTCGGCATCGCGATCTCCGAGGCGGTCGAGGTGGCGGCGCAGGATCCCGAGGCGAAGTACGCCCTCGGGTCGGTGCTCAACCACGTGCTGCTGCACCAGACGGTGATCGGCGAGGAGGCGCTGCGCCAGCTCGCCAAGGCCGGCGAGTCCGGCGCCGACCTGGTCGTCGGCTGCGCCGGTGGCGGCTCGAACTTCGCGGGGCTGTCCTTCCCGTTCCTGCGCGAGAGGCTGGCCGGCAACCAGGCGCCGCGGATCCTCGCCGTCGAGCCGAGCTCGTGCCCCACGCTGACCCGCGGCGAGTACCGCTACGACTTCGGCGACACCGCCGGCCTCACGCCGCTGATGAAGATGCACACCCTCGGCCACGACTTCGTGCCCTCCCCCATCCACGCGGGCGGCCTGCGCTACCACGGCATGGCGCCGCTGGTCTCCCACGCCGTCAACGAGGGGCTGATCGACGCGGTCGCGCTGCACCAGAGCGAGTGCTTCGAGGCCGCCGTCGAGTTCGCCCGCACCCAGGGCGTCGTACCGGCCCCCGAGTCGTCGCACGCCCTCGCCCAGGTACGCCGCGAGGCGCTCGCCGCCACGGAGGCCGGTGCGTCGCCGGTCATCGTGGTCGGGCTGTCCGGGCACGGCCTGCTCGAGCTCGGCGCGTACGAGAGCTTCCTCGGCGGCCGGCTGGAGGACGACCCGCTCTCGGACGAGGCGCTGACCGCGGCGCTGGCGAACGTGCCGGTGGTCGGCTGACCCGCCCCTCGTCGTACGGCCCGGTAAATGCGGTGTGCAACGCATTTACCGGGCCGTAGCGTTCCCGGCTGGCCGCGATCCCGCGGGCCGAGCAGAACACACGAGAAGGGCAACGACGCAGGACACCACGATGGACAAGATCACCCCGAAGCTCCTCAGCTGGGCTTCGATCCTCGAGCAGGGCACGCGCGACCAGGCGATGACCACGGCACGGATGCCGTTCATCCACCCGCACCTCGCGCTGATGCCCGACGCCCACCTGGGTCTGGGCGCGACGGTGGGCTCGGTCATCCCGACCCTCGGCGCGATCATCCCGGCCGCGGTCGGCGTCGACATCGGCTGCGGCATGATCGCCGTGCGCACCCGGTTCACCACCGACCAGCTGCCCGCCGACCGGCGACCGCTGCGGGAGGCCATCGAGCGGGCGGTCCCGCTCTCGGCCGGCGCGGCGAACCAGCGGATCAGCCGGGCGCACACCGAGCGCCGGCTCGCCGAGCTCACCGAGGCGGCGGAGAAGGCGGGATTCGAGCCCGGCCGCTACGCCGGGCGCTGGGAGCTCCAGCTCGGCACCCTCGGCTCGGGCAACCACTTCATCGAGGTCACCGTCGACGAGGAGCAGCGGGTCTGGCTGTTCCTGCACTC harbors:
- a CDS encoding TrpB-like pyridoxal phosphate-dependent enzyme; this encodes MSDDRVTYTLEPDEQPTHWYNIVADLPTPPPPPLHPATHEPVGPDDLAPLFPPELIAQEVTAERYVEIPEPVLDVYRQYRPSPLYRARRWEERLGTSARIYYKYEGVSPAGSHKVNTAVPQVYYNRLNGITRLTTETGAGQWGTALSYAAALFGVECEVWQVGASYDTKPQRRTLIEVFGGRVHRSPSRLTESGKAFAEEHPGSLGIAISEAVEVAAQDPEAKYALGSVLNHVLLHQTVIGEEALRQLAKAGESGADLVVGCAGGGSNFAGLSFPFLRERLAGNQAPRILAVEPSSCPTLTRGEYRYDFGDTAGLTPLMKMHTLGHDFVPSPIHAGGLRYHGMAPLVSHAVNEGLIDAVALHQSECFEAAVEFARTQGVVPAPESSHALAQVRREALAATEAGASPVIVVGLSGHGLLELGAYESFLGGRLEDDPLSDEALTAALANVPVVG